From the genome of Gryllotalpicola protaetiae:
ATCGCGGCCGTCGCCGCCGCCTTCCGCGTCACACCCTCGGCGGTCTCGCAGCAGCTCGCTGGCCTGCAGCGCTCGGTCGGCGTGCCGCTGACCCAGCTCGAGGGGCGTCGCACCGTGCTCACGGCCGCAGGGGCGGCACTCGCCGACGCCGCGGTCGCCGTGGAATCCGCCCTCATCGACGCGGCCAACTCGATCACCGAGTTCCACGACGACTCGGCGGCACCCGTGTCGATCAGCGCCTTCCACTCGGCCGCCGTGTCGCTGTTCCCGGGGCTGCTGCACGCGTCGATCGCCGGCCGCCCCCGGCTCGTGCTGCGCGATCAAGACGTGCGGCAAGCCGACTACCCGGGGCTCGTCGCGGACACCGACCTCGTCATCGCGCAGCGGCTCGTCGGCAGCGACGAGTGGCCGGCCCAGCTCGCCGTGGTGCCGCTCGTCACCGAGCCGCTCGACCTCGTCTTCCGCGCCGGCCACCGGCTCGACACGGGCGACGACACCGCACCGGTCGGCGTGGCCGAGCTGCGCGGCCTGCAATGGATCGTCGCGCACGACGATGCGCCGCTGGCTGCCGCCGTGCACGCGATCGGGGCGGCAGCGGGCGCCGAGCCGCTCATCGCGCACCGCGTCAACGACTTCGCGGTGATGACGGCGATGCTCCAGGCATCCGACTGCATCGCCCTCATGCCGCGGCACACGGGCGCGTCGTACCGCGTGCAAGGCGTGCGCACCCGCCCGCTCGCGCAGGGCGCCGCCGCCATACGCCGCATCGACGTGCTCGCCCGCCCCGACACGCTGCACCGCCGCGGGGTGCGCGCCGTCGTCGAGGCGCTGCGCACCCAAGCCGCCGCGCTCGTGCCCGCCGCCCTGCCGATCACGCGCCACCGCGGGTCCGCGGCGAGCGCTCCCCCGTTCCGCGCCGAGGTCGTCGGCAGTTACCTGCGCCCCGCCGCCGTCCGGCAGGCACGCGCGCAGCGCGACGCCGGGGCGATCGACGACGCGGCCCTGCGCGCCGTCGAAGACGACGCCGTGCGCGACGTGATCGCGAGGCAGGCGGATGCCGGGCTGCGCCTCGCCACCGACGGCGAGTTCCGCCGCGGCTCGTGGCAGTACGACTTCTTCGCGGGCCTCTCGGGCCTCACGGTGACGGGAGCCGACAGCGGGATCGACCTCGGCGGCCTGCGCACGAGGAACCAGGCGATGTTCGTCGACGGCCGGCTCGGGTTCCCGCCCGGGCACCCCATGCTCGAGCACTTCGGGTTCCTGCGCGAGATCGCCCCAGCGGGCGTCACCCCGAAGCTGACGATCCCGTCACCCGCCGTGCTGCACTTCCGGCTCGACCGCGATGGGCTCGCGGGCGGGCCGTACGTCGACCACGAAGAGCTCTTCGACGACCTCGCCGCGACCTACCGCGACGCGGTGCGCGCCTTCTACGACGCGGGCTGCCGCTACCTGCAGTTCGACGACACCACCTGGACGTACCTGTGCTCGCGGGCAGAGCGCGAGAAGGCGGCCGCCCGCGGCATCCGCATCGAGGGCCTCGCCGAGCGATATGCAGAGCTCATCAACGCGTCGCTCGCCGGCAAGCCGAAGGACCTGGCCGTCACGACGCACGTATGCGGCGGCAATTTCCGCTCGGCCTGGATCTCGACGGGCGACTACGAGCCCGTCGCCGAGCAGCTGCTCGCCGGCACCGACTACGACGGCTATTTCCTCGAGTACGACAGCGAGCGCGCCGGCGGCTTCGAACCGCTGCGGCACGTTCCTTCCGGCCCCAAGCAGATCGTGCTCGGGCTGCTCACATCGAAGGACGGCGCGCTCGAGAACCCCGACGTGGTGAAGGCGCGCATCGACGAGGCGTCCCACTATGTCGGCCTCGATCAGCTCGCCCTCAGCACCCAGTGCGGCTTCGCCTCGACGCAGGACGGGCACGCGCTCACCGAGGCGCAGCAGTGGGCGAAGGTGCGCGAGGTCGTCTCGATCGCAGGCGACGTCTGGGGCTGAGCCGCAGCTCGCCTCAGTGGTGAAACGACTGGGTGGTCGGCGGCACGGGCGGCGGGGCATCCATGCTGTCGAGGTAGGCGACGCTCGCGCGCAGGTCGTGCAGGAAGTCACGCGCCAGGTTGCGGCCGAGGCCGTTGCGCACGACGATGCGCTGCACCCGTACGGTCTCTAGGTCGACGGGCAGCGGGTAGCTCGGCACGAGCCAGCCGTGACCGCGCAGCATCGCCGATAGGTCGTCGAGGGTCCACTTCCGCGCGGCGTCCGCTTTCAGCCGCCAGGCGAAGACCGGGATGTCGCTGCCGTCGCCGAGCAGCTCGAACGGCCCCAGCTTCGCGATCTCGCCTGAGAGGTACAGCGCGACGTCGCGCGTCGCGGCCTGCACCGCTGTGTAGCCGGCGCGCCCGAGCCGCAGGAACGTGTAGTACTGCAGCAGCACCTGCGCACCCGGCCGCGAGAAGTTGAGCGCGAAGGTCGGCAGATCGCCGCCGAGGTAGCTGACGCGGAACACGAGCTCCTCCGGCAGATCGTCGATCGTGCGCCACAGCACCCAGCCGAGCCCCGGGTAGACGAGCCCGTACTTGTGCGCCGAGGTGTTGATCGACGCGACCCGTGGCAGCCGGAAGTCCCACTCGAGGTCGGGCTGCAGGAACGGCGCGATCATCGCGCCCGATGCGCCGTCGACATGGATGCGGATGTCGAGGCCCGTACTCGCCTCGATGCGGTCGAGCGCCGCAGCGATCTCGGCGACCGGCTCGTAGGCGCCGGTGTAGGTCACGCCCATGATGGCGACGACGCCGATCGTGTTCTCGTCGACGTAGTCCTCGAGCCGGTACCCGTCGAGCACAGGGTGCTCGTCGCTGACGGGCACGTAGCGCGGTTCGACCTCGAAGTAGTTGCAGAACTTCTCCCAGCAGACCTGCACAGCCGAGCTCATGACGAGGTTCGGCCGGTCGGCCGGCTTCCCCGCCGCGCGCCGGGCGAGCTGCCAGCGGCGCTTGAGGGCGAGGCCGCCGAGCATGCACGCCTCTGACGAGCCGATCGTCGAGGTGCCGATCGCGCGCGCCGGGTCTGGCGCGTGCCACAGCTCGGCGAGCATCCGCCAGCACCGCTCTTCGATCGCCGCGGTCTGGGGGTACTCGTCCTTGTCGATCATGTTCTTGTCGACGGTCTCGGCGTAGAGCTGATCAGCCTGGGGTTCCATCCACGTGCCGACGAAGGTCGCGAGGTTGAGCCGGGCGTTGCCGTCGAGCATCGCCTCGTCGTGCACGATCTGATACGCCGTCTCCGGCAGCATCTCGTCGTCGGGGAAGTCGAACAGCGGCAGCTCGACCGCCTCCCCCGGGCGGGCGAACAGCGGGTTCAGGTCGACGCTGTCGCCGCGCAGGCCGCGGCGGTTCGAGGCATCCTGGCCAGTCACGCGGTCAGCGTAGCGATGCCGGGTTTCAGACGGCTATGGCCGCGCGCCGCCTGCGCAGCACGACCGCGCTCGAAACCGCGAGCACGACGATCCCGACGGCCTCGACGATCACGGTCTCGGGCACGAGCGTGAAGCTCCACACCTCGGTGATGCCGAAGATCCCGACGGTGAGCGCGAGCACGAGCGCGAGCAGGCTGACGATCAGGAAC
Proteins encoded in this window:
- a CDS encoding glutamate decarboxylase gives rise to the protein MTGQDASNRRGLRGDSVDLNPLFARPGEAVELPLFDFPDDEMLPETAYQIVHDEAMLDGNARLNLATFVGTWMEPQADQLYAETVDKNMIDKDEYPQTAAIEERCWRMLAELWHAPDPARAIGTSTIGSSEACMLGGLALKRRWQLARRAAGKPADRPNLVMSSAVQVCWEKFCNYFEVEPRYVPVSDEHPVLDGYRLEDYVDENTIGVVAIMGVTYTGAYEPVAEIAAALDRIEASTGLDIRIHVDGASGAMIAPFLQPDLEWDFRLPRVASINTSAHKYGLVYPGLGWVLWRTIDDLPEELVFRVSYLGGDLPTFALNFSRPGAQVLLQYYTFLRLGRAGYTAVQAATRDVALYLSGEIAKLGPFELLGDGSDIPVFAWRLKADAARKWTLDDLSAMLRGHGWLVPSYPLPVDLETVRVQRIVVRNGLGRNLARDFLHDLRASVAYLDSMDAPPPVPPTTQSFHH
- a CDS encoding 5-methyltetrahydropteroyltriglutamate--homocysteine S-methyltransferase, with the protein product MELAQLRALRELRDRGSIAAVAAAFRVTPSAVSQQLAGLQRSVGVPLTQLEGRRTVLTAAGAALADAAVAVESALIDAANSITEFHDDSAAPVSISAFHSAAVSLFPGLLHASIAGRPRLVLRDQDVRQADYPGLVADTDLVIAQRLVGSDEWPAQLAVVPLVTEPLDLVFRAGHRLDTGDDTAPVGVAELRGLQWIVAHDDAPLAAAVHAIGAAAGAEPLIAHRVNDFAVMTAMLQASDCIALMPRHTGASYRVQGVRTRPLAQGAAAIRRIDVLARPDTLHRRGVRAVVEALRTQAAALVPAALPITRHRGSAASAPPFRAEVVGSYLRPAAVRQARAQRDAGAIDDAALRAVEDDAVRDVIARQADAGLRLATDGEFRRGSWQYDFFAGLSGLTVTGADSGIDLGGLRTRNQAMFVDGRLGFPPGHPMLEHFGFLREIAPAGVTPKLTIPSPAVLHFRLDRDGLAGGPYVDHEELFDDLAATYRDAVRAFYDAGCRYLQFDDTTWTYLCSRAEREKAAARGIRIEGLAERYAELINASLAGKPKDLAVTTHVCGGNFRSAWISTGDYEPVAEQLLAGTDYDGYFLEYDSERAGGFEPLRHVPSGPKQIVLGLLTSKDGALENPDVVKARIDEASHYVGLDQLALSTQCGFASTQDGHALTEAQQWAKVREVVSIAGDVWG